The Nerophis lumbriciformis linkage group LG15, RoL_Nlum_v2.1, whole genome shotgun sequence genome window below encodes:
- the fibinb gene encoding fin bud initiation factor, whose product MVLLHLLLCAGMLPACGAYYSGPLQPEMSNGTFHHYFVPDGDYEENDDPEKCQLLFRMTDHRKCGLDSDQDSVIRDDFTIIKRQIEDSARVLEVVGRSVSYDLDGEDGYGKYLRRETTQISEAFTNSEKSLLELEVKFKQSQEGELKEEHRLGDDFLKMVVNTRDALKETLDISLGLKDKHELLSLIVRSHGTRLSRLKNEYMKY is encoded by the coding sequence ATGGTTTTACTGCACTTGCTGCTGTGCGCGGGGATGTTGCCGGCGTGCGGAGCCTACTACAGCGGTCCTCTACAACCGGAGATGTCGAACGGCACCTTCCACCACTACTTCGTGCCGGACGGCGACTACGAGGAGAACGACGACCCGGAAAAATGTCAGCTGCTGTTCCGCATGACTGACCACCGGAAGTGCGGTCTGGACTCGGACCAGGACTCGGTCATCCGCGACGACTTCACCATCATCAAGCGGCAGATAGAGGACTCCGCGCGGGTGCTGGAGGTGGTCGGCAGGAGCGTCTCGTACGACCTGGACGGAGAGGACGGCTACGGGAAGTACCTGCGCCGGGAGACCACGCAGATCAGCGAGGCGTTCACTAACTCCGAGAAGTCGCTGCTGGAGCTGGAGGTGAAGTTCAAACAGAGCCAGGAAGGCGAGCTGAAGGAGGAGCACCGGCTCGGCGACGACTTCCTCAAGATGGTCGTCAACACCCGGGACGCCCTGAAGGAGACTTTGGACATTTCTTTGGGCCTGAAGGACAAACATGAGCTGCTCTCCCTCATCGTCCGCAGCCACGGAACACGACTCAGCAGACTGAAGAATGAATACATGAAGTACTGA